The Castanea sativa cultivar Marrone di Chiusa Pesio chromosome 4, ASM4071231v1 sequence TCTGCTGGCTAGAACTTTTGCCTGAACACCACTCACATTGGGGTCTTTCTTCTCCTCCGGAGGTGGCGGCGGAGCCCTTCTGGCTGCTGCATTTGCACTCTTATCACCAACATTCAAGCTCAACATTGCACCAGCTAAACCCAAGGTCACAGTCCTACAACACGAACGTATCACATATATGTTTTATATGGTATATTGCCTTATATGATTCCGTATCTCTTTCtaatataaaaatagtataaaaatttGGTTGATTTAAGCTACATTGCCTTTGTTTATttgtaaaactattttcaattcattggttctttctctttttcatttcacAAGGCAATTAAGATCATAATTCATGGATTAAACTAATATCAAACACCATGCATTTTAATATGGCAAACTATTTTTTGTCAATGTTTAATTCTTGAATTTTGTAAACTCACCACCAAATAAGTTCCgaccttgaaaaaaaaaagactgcgTACATAGTCCTATGTACATTTTAACATATATACATAAACATGTACAGTAAAAAGCAAATTTAGTAGAATGAACACCACCTACCTTCTATGGACAAGTTTGTCATGTAGGTCATCATTGCAACCTTGATGGCGAGCCCAGAGTCTTTGGAACCCTAGAGATGAAGAATGAGTCTTCCTTTCTAGTCTTGTTGAGATGGGCGTTGGAGGACATGGTACTGGGGATATTGAATGGCCCATGACTCACCTCTCTGAGTTAAATTCAAAACCAGAAGGCACTTTCTTTTTAAGTCAATTGTGCTGATGTGGGAAAAATTCTAGGAAGTAGATAGTGTTTGGAGCAAGATGTTAACGAGAATGGAAGTCCATTGGCTGGTAGCAGATAAGGTTCCAAACCTGTGGACCCTTTCATATCTTTTTCGTCTCTCTTTATTTGTATGATCACTAATTAACTAGCCAACCAAATTGACTGCATCATATTgtttcaaaatgttttttttttttcgagtaTTTAACTATTTCGTTGAATATGTGCAAACGTCCCATTCCACACACGCTGGGTTAATATATAAATGAATCTCTTAAATGTAGCTCCAAAATATTGACAAAAGCTTTTAATCTCATTGTTTCAAAATGTTTACTGCTATATGTATAGGTCTTTGGCTCTAGCTGAAGCAATAGGGTTAGGATCTGTTTAAAAtctgtttgttttgctgaaactgaaaactttttgctgaaaatactataaataaaagtaaaagttagttgaaatagtataatgaaacccataaataataccaaaaagtacaataagacacatgaataatagcaaaaataaactgaataataaaataaaatattttggttattCTACAACCTTGccatttgaaaaattatttatttttattaccacatataaaataattaagtgTTGTTCTTTTCCGTACAGTTCTGTAATTTGCAAAGTTGACTGTACAGAAAACAATACTACAAACACaacacaatttataataataaaataaagtattttGGTTATTCTACAACCTTGCCATTTAAAAAGGATTTACTTTTATTACCACAGATAAAATAATTAAGAGTTGTTCTTTTCCGTACAGTTCTGTAATTTGCAAAGTTGACTGTATACAGAAAACAATACTACAAACACAACacaatttataacaaatttcacaaccatTCACAAAACATATTCTTATTAGTTAATCATCATTTTTACATTAAACCACCCTTAGTTAGTTGATGGTAACATTAAACCTCCCCTAATTAGTTGATAGTAACTTTCACATTaaactatcaatttttttttggtaaacacaTTAAACTATTATCGAGtcattgacatcacttttattgtCCTCCAGGATAGCATTAACAACGTTTCTACAAATATTACTTTCTACTGCTTTCACTTTGCATCGTTGCTTTACATAAAATCATACAACAGGGTAGCATTAACATTCTCTACAAATATTACCCTCTACTGCTTTTACTTTGCACCATTACTTTACATAAGCGTTTTCGGGAAACACtgcttccttttcttttttttttggctgaatactGCTTTGCTTAAACCGTCTCCATAATCATTCACATATCGCACAACAACATTCTGCAATAGGCCTAATTAAAACGCGCTGAAAATAAACGAAAGGCCTCACCAAAGCAGGCAATTCAAAGATTGAAAATAAGGCCTCGCCGATTATCAATTAACATacccaaaattttagttaatacTGAGAAATGTTGTCAGAAATTAAGCAACAAATAGCCAATGTCttaaaaactaatttgaaaaaatactttACAAACTTCTCATTTTACTTGTGCCCTTATTTCGTTTAAATTGGATATATGTTAATTCCTATTTAATGAAGAAACTTATTTTTCATATacaattttagatcacaaaatttaagattttaacaTTAGTTAATGACATAGAACTCttatcttcttaaaattttgcaaggataaaaacataaaaatattcaatCCAAAAAGCTAAGAAGAACATAAAAATACAGTCCAAaagtttaattttcaaaatttgcactcaatataaaaatatttgacaagcttttttctccaaactagtggaaagagaaactttgttcctAACCAATTCTTTACAAAGGCATCGATAGCACTCAATTCAAGAGAAAAGAGCAGGAACTAGGATCAACAGCGCAGGAAATTCATAACATAAAAGCTAAGCAGAATTAAATAGTATGACAAAGTCAAAACTTTGATATAATTGATGCAAAACTAACATTCATATCTAGTTAAACATCTAGATGATGAAAGACAACCTgcaaaaatgacaaatttaacaaaaagaaaaacacagcTAGGTTCTCAGTTGcgttgacaaaaaaaaaaaacaaaatgtatcATGGATAATCAACAAATATAAAGCACTGAATCCAACACTACTTTCactcatcatcctcatcatcatcatcagctACGGAGTTAAAAGCATTcaatctctcaatcaatttgGCCTTCCTTTCCTCGTATGAGAGCTTCTTCAAGTTGAACCTGTTAAGGAACACATAGGAATTGTCAAAACTTGTCTCTGATTAAgacaacacaaaaataataagaaaacatTTTCCCTGGTATTGATCAAGATGGGGTTTAACAAAACACATTCAATTAAAATAGCAATCATTTGGGGTATTCATTTGAGATTGATCAGAAGAGTACAATAAACTTGTTCCataatatatgaatatatacaCAGTAACACAACAAGAAcatcataaataaattaacaattatCCTCACCTCTTGTGTTCCTTTGGAGGCTGTTTCTCAGACTTCTTAGTTGTGGGATCTGCACGGATGGCAGCATGAACCTTCTTGTACATCTCTTCAATGCTATCAGCCTCAACTCCCTTCTTGATGTATTCACTGAAGTGAGATTGGTATTTCTCAGGTTCATCTTCCATCAAAGTCTGGAACCAAtttaacataacaaaaaaaatttaaatcatatGACAATATATTATAAGGCAATGAACAAAACAATTGAACAAGCTATGAGAGATCACAAAATCTGAATTCATACCCTCATATATCCAGCAACATGCCCCCCATAGATGTATTTGCGGTGAACTTCAGCATCAAGATGCTTACCATCACCCTTTCCAAAACCAGCAAACCTCTTCTCACTGTGGGGGATATCCAGACCACCATCAAGAGCACCCTGTAATTATTTAGGATTAACCAGATCATGCAACAATTAATTATTCATTATGACATATAGTGAACCAAGGAGGTTACAAAGATACAAAGCTCTGATTTAGTGATATACCTTGAGGGCACCAAAAACACGGTTTCCAGTTGTTGTCTTGATAAGACCAACATCTAGGAGAGCACGGAACGGCCTCCTGGTGTCTGCGGGCTCAACTGAGTAATCCTCCCCAGTAGCCTAAAGGCAAACAAATATGGACACATATTTACATAAAGGCTTTCACAACAAAGCAGTGAAAAGGATAACACGTAATATGTAAGACAGGAGCAGAGAATGATACGCATATGTGAAAGTACCTCCACATTGCCTTCGTACTCTTCATCCATCTCAAGTGTTTTCAAGACACGGCGAGCCAAGAGGAGTCCAGTACAGTAAGCTGAATGCATTACCACAGTGACAACTCATATTAACACACGCAAGAAAAGctgaaaagaagaaagaaagagcttTCAAAGAGCCATGACTGAATTACCAGCAGCATAATTTGTAAGGCCAACTTCAAGGCCATATCGTGGCAGCTCATGGGAATAAGCTGCAGCAAGAACCAAATCACCAGCAATGCTTGCAGAGATGATTTGTGCAGTTATGTCTTTGTTGGTCTAATACCAAGGTTAAGGTTCAAACCATACAACAGATACAAACATAATCCCGAGATACAATACAAGAAAACCCCTTTCAAATGTAACTCAACAAGAAAAGACATATTAGCCTATATTATAAACATACCAATACTAAGAATATACAACAGATACATACTACATAATCCCTTAACATTAAAGATACAATACAGCAAAACCCCTATTAAATGCTCTAAACATTGACAAAAATCGTAAACCAATTAATTTACGATAC is a genomic window containing:
- the LOC142631199 gene encoding large ribosomal subunit protein uL18, with amino-acid sequence MAFVKAQKTKAYFKRFQVKFKRRREGKTDYRARVRLINQDKNKYNTPKYRFVVRFTNKDITAQIISASIAGDLVLAAAYSHELPRYGLEVGLTNYAAAYCTGLLLARRVLKTLEMDEEYEGNVEATGEDYSVEPADTRRPFRALLDVGLIKTTTGNRVFGALKGALDGGLDIPHSEKRFAGFGKGDGKHLDAEVHRKYIYGGHVAGYMRTLMEDEPEKYQSHFSEYIKKGVEADSIEEMYKKVHAAIRADPTTKKSEKQPPKEHKRFNLKKLSYEERKAKLIERLNAFNSVADDDDEDDE
- the LOC142630551 gene encoding uncharacterized protein LOC142630551, which produces MGHSISPVPCPPTPISTRLERKTHSSSLGFQRLWARHQGCNDDLHDKLVHRRTVTLGLAGAMLSLNVGDKSANAAARRAPPPPPEEKKDPNVSGVQAKVLASRKRKEAMKEATAKLRERGKPIKEPTE